In the Campylobacter showae genome, one interval contains:
- a CDS encoding UDP-N-acetylmuramate--alanine ligase → MKFGFLSGIGEITPSIFSGLDAVNKARIFINLYNCCAGRELKIPLIYAYSGLNLEEIFLKRIEDLCEFKNPSRSKISSFCIASNAVICAYKTGKFDAVPPLAVSPKHPAAKLILMLKSQNGICFDADIMFSQFVYDKIRAKHFDKNVYFQDGIIFAEQGGRKLFGVMPCFKEITKERFHLANCEIARGFEALSGGEFDRMFIVAPRNANFSRYIEVRRECGRGGSLRLVPYTISHHIF, encoded by the coding sequence ATGAAATTCGGCTTTTTATCAGGTATTGGAGAAATAACTCCAAGTATTTTTTCAGGGCTTGATGCGGTAAATAAAGCCCGAATTTTTATAAATTTATACAACTGTTGCGCAGGTCGCGAGCTAAAAATTCCTCTTATTTATGCGTATTCGGGCTTAAATTTGGAGGAAATTTTTTTAAAGCGCATAGAGGATCTATGCGAGTTTAAAAATCCTAGCCGAAGTAAAATTTCAAGCTTTTGTATCGCCTCAAACGCCGTCATCTGCGCCTATAAAACGGGCAAATTCGACGCCGTTCCGCCGCTAGCCGTCTCCCCCAAACACCCGGCCGCCAAGCTAATCCTCATGCTAAAATCCCAAAACGGAATATGTTTTGACGCGGACATAATGTTTTCTCAGTTTGTTTATGATAAAATACGCGCCAAACATTTTGATAAAAACGTTTATTTTCAAGACGGGATTATCTTTGCCGAGCAGGGCGGGCGCAAGCTTTTTGGCGTTATGCCGTGCTTTAAAGAGATAACCAAAGAGCGGTTTCATCTGGCTAACTGCGAGATCGCTAGAGGCTTTGAGGCGCTTAGCGGCGGAGAGTTTGACAGGATGTTTATCGTAGCTCCGAGAAATGCGAATTTCTCGCGCTACATCGAGGTCAGACGGGAGTGCGGACGCGGCGGATCGCTGCGACTGGTGCCCTACACGATAAGTCATCATATTTTTTAA
- the fldA gene encoding flavodoxin FldA has protein sequence MIGIIFGSSMGNTEEAASFLAENLGLENELLNVANCDAAKLNGFDKLILGVSTWGTGDLQDDWDAFDFGGLKLSGKTVAIFGTGDAESYADSFCGAMGKLYDEVVKAGANVVGAVSVDGYKFDESEAVRDGKFVGLPLDADNESEKTEPRISAWIEQIKPHFA, from the coding sequence ATGATAGGTATCATTTTTGGAAGCAGTATGGGAAATACTGAGGAGGCGGCGAGCTTTTTAGCCGAGAATTTGGGGCTAGAAAACGAGCTTTTAAACGTAGCAAACTGCGACGCGGCTAAGCTAAACGGCTTTGACAAGCTGATTTTGGGCGTTTCGACCTGGGGTACGGGCGACCTTCAAGACGACTGGGACGCGTTTGATTTCGGCGGATTAAAGCTTAGCGGCAAGACGGTTGCGATATTTGGCACGGGCGATGCGGAGAGCTACGCGGATAGCTTTTGCGGCGCGATGGGCAAGCTTTACGATGAGGTCGTAAAAGCCGGCGCAAACGTCGTGGGTGCAGTGTCCGTGGACGGATATAAATTTGACGAATCAGAAGCCGTAAGAGACGGTAAATTCGTCGGTCTGCCGCTTGATGCCGATAACGAAAGCGAAAAAACCGAGCCTAGAATCAGCGCTTGGATAGAGCAGATTAAACCTCATTTTGCTTAA
- the luxS gene encoding S-ribosylhomocysteine lyase: MPLLDSFCVDHVRMNAPGVRLAKTMKTPKGDDISVFDLRFCKPNEEILPEKGIHTLEHLFAGFMRDHLNGKGAEIIDISPMGCRTGFYMSVIGVPSEEAVKAAWTASMKDILGVKNQEDIPELNKYQCGTYKMHSLDEAHSIASKILERGLITIDNEEIALDVAAMGLKKH; encoded by the coding sequence ATGCCTCTACTAGATAGTTTTTGCGTCGATCACGTGAGGATGAACGCGCCGGGCGTGCGTCTGGCAAAGACGATGAAAACGCCAAAAGGCGACGATATAAGCGTGTTTGATTTGCGTTTTTGCAAACCGAACGAAGAAATCTTGCCCGAAAAAGGCATCCACACGCTAGAGCATCTGTTTGCGGGCTTTATGCGAGATCACCTAAATGGCAAGGGCGCCGAAATCATCGACATCTCGCCGATGGGCTGCAGAACGGGCTTTTATATGAGCGTGATCGGCGTGCCGAGCGAGGAGGCGGTCAAGGCCGCATGGACGGCGTCGATGAAGGATATCCTGGGCGTCAAAAATCAAGAAGACATCCCCGAGCTTAACAAATATCAGTGCGGCACGTACAAGATGCATTCGCTTGACGAGGCGCACTCGATCGCAAGCAAAATTTTAGAGCGCGGACTAATCACGATAGATAACGAAGAGATCGCGCTAGACGTCGCTGCGATGGGGCTTAAAAAGCACTAA